One genomic window of Pelagicoccus enzymogenes includes the following:
- the sufU gene encoding Fe-S cluster assembly sulfur transfer protein SufU: MNSDLKKLYQQTLLQHSKQPHNNGELPDAASATVRNPLCGDEITVYHKTNDGEKSQIAFTAQACTICLASASMMTQHLATLPTPEAVSFSQVFVSKFQSKPDSIELPGELAALSGVLSFPSRIRCATLPFEAYLAAFKSGGTSESVASLDATSPATQEPK; this comes from the coding sequence TTGAATTCAGACCTAAAAAAGCTCTACCAGCAAACGCTGCTCCAACATAGCAAGCAGCCGCACAACAACGGCGAACTGCCCGACGCCGCGTCTGCGACCGTGCGTAACCCGCTCTGCGGCGACGAGATCACAGTGTATCATAAAACCAACGACGGCGAAAAAAGCCAGATCGCCTTCACCGCCCAGGCCTGCACTATCTGCCTCGCTTCCGCCAGCATGATGACCCAGCACCTAGCGACGCTTCCCACTCCTGAAGCCGTCTCATTTTCCCAAGTCTTCGTATCCAAATTCCAGTCGAAACCAGATTCCATAGAGCTTCCCGGCGAACTCGCCGCCCTCAGCGGCGTCCTCTCCTTTCCCAGCCGCATCCGCTGCGCCACGCTGCCTTTCGAAGCCTACCTGGCAGCCTTCAAATCTGGAGGGACGAGTGAAAGTGTCGCTTCGCTCGACGCCACCTCGCCCGCAACGCAAGAGCCCAAGTGA
- a CDS encoding cysteine desulfurase, which produces MSQTTSQPTPPAIPPALAHARADFPILQRSVHGKPLVYLDNAASTQKPQVVIDAVTRYYANENANIHRGVHLLSTEATGAYETARGKIATFINAADDSEIVYTRGATESVNLVAHSFVEPKLQAGDEILISAMEHHANIVPWQLLCERVGAKLKVIPVTDDCDLDLTHFDELLNEKTKLLSLVYVSNAIGTVNDIAPLLAKAKAKGIPTLVDAAQAIQHMPIDVQQLGCDFLVASGHKIYGPTGIGILYGRRSLLDGMRPYQGGGDMIAHVAFEGSTFKEPPSRFEAGTPHIEGAIGLGAAVDYLSGIGLQAIHDYESDLIAYAVAKLQQIEGLTIVGNPRLRSGAISFTMGDAHPHDIGTVLDTEGVAIRSGHHCCEPLMKRLGVPATARASFSLYNTPADVDALAAALKKTAILFM; this is translated from the coding sequence ATGTCGCAAACCACCAGCCAGCCTACACCGCCAGCGATCCCCCCAGCCCTCGCCCACGCGCGAGCCGATTTCCCCATCCTGCAACGCAGCGTGCACGGCAAGCCCCTCGTCTACCTCGACAACGCCGCCTCCACCCAGAAGCCGCAAGTGGTCATCGACGCCGTGACCCGCTACTACGCCAACGAAAACGCCAACATCCACCGCGGCGTTCACCTGCTCTCCACCGAAGCCACCGGAGCCTACGAAACCGCTCGCGGCAAAATCGCCACCTTCATCAACGCAGCTGACGACTCCGAAATCGTCTACACCCGCGGAGCCACCGAATCCGTCAACCTCGTCGCCCACTCCTTCGTCGAGCCCAAGCTCCAAGCCGGCGACGAAATTCTCATCTCCGCCATGGAGCACCATGCCAACATCGTACCTTGGCAACTGCTCTGCGAACGTGTCGGCGCGAAGCTCAAGGTCATCCCGGTCACCGACGACTGCGACCTCGACCTCACCCATTTCGACGAGCTCCTCAACGAGAAGACCAAGCTCCTTTCCCTCGTCTACGTCTCCAACGCGATCGGTACCGTAAACGACATCGCGCCCCTCCTCGCCAAGGCCAAGGCCAAAGGCATCCCCACCCTCGTCGACGCCGCCCAAGCCATCCAACACATGCCGATCGACGTCCAACAGCTCGGCTGCGACTTCCTCGTCGCCTCCGGCCATAAAATCTACGGCCCCACCGGCATCGGCATCCTCTACGGACGCCGCTCCCTGCTGGACGGCATGCGCCCCTACCAGGGAGGCGGCGACATGATCGCCCACGTCGCTTTCGAAGGCTCCACCTTCAAGGAGCCACCCTCCCGCTTCGAAGCCGGCACGCCCCACATCGAGGGAGCCATCGGACTCGGCGCCGCCGTCGACTACCTCAGCGGAATCGGCCTGCAGGCCATCCACGACTACGAGTCGGACCTCATCGCCTACGCCGTCGCCAAGCTTCAGCAAATCGAAGGACTCACTATCGTCGGCAATCCACGCCTCCGATCCGGAGCCATCTCCTTCACCATGGGCGACGCCCATCCCCACGACATCGGCACCGTACTCGATACCGAAGGCGTTGCTATCCGCTCCGGCCATCACTGCTGCGAACCCCTCATGAAGCGCCTTGGCGTGCCCGCCACCGCCAGAGCCTCCTTCTCGCTCTACAACACGCCCGCCGACGTCGACGCTCTCGCCGCCGCTCTGAAGAAAACCGCCATCCTCTTCATGTAG
- a CDS encoding DEAD/DEAH box helicase gives MPFSGLGLSEPINKALADLGFEKPTPIQEQSIPIVLQGKDLIGSAQTGTGKTAAFGLPILQRIVPGKPFQCLILEPTRELAAQVEEALKVFAKNLGIQIGLIYGGVKYGGQMKMIESGAEIIVATPGRLLDHLNQGNLSLKEMDFLVLDEVDRMLDMGFLPDVKRIVQNYCSKERQTLLFTATMPPAIKTLTGWVLNDPAIVEIGKNRSAAETVSHAFYPVVERQKYKLLLELLERTHYESVLIFTRTKFNADMITRRLERLNHKVAALHSDRSQSERTEALKGFKDGKYEVLVATDIAARGLDIAGVTHVINYDVPLHAEDYVHRIGRTGRASREGDAFTLLTEDEVKNAAAIEHFIGKKIERKKLDGFNYMYSALFNAQEKSAAAGPRSRLFGRSGR, from the coding sequence ATGCCATTTTCAGGACTTGGGTTATCGGAACCCATCAACAAGGCTCTCGCCGATCTCGGCTTTGAGAAGCCAACCCCAATTCAGGAACAGTCGATTCCTATCGTATTGCAAGGCAAGGACTTGATAGGATCAGCCCAAACCGGGACCGGCAAGACTGCCGCTTTTGGCCTGCCGATTTTGCAGCGCATCGTTCCTGGCAAGCCTTTCCAGTGCCTCATTCTTGAGCCGACCCGCGAGTTGGCGGCTCAGGTCGAGGAAGCTCTCAAGGTTTTTGCCAAGAACCTCGGTATACAGATCGGCCTCATTTACGGCGGCGTCAAGTACGGCGGCCAGATGAAGATGATCGAGAGCGGAGCGGAAATCATCGTCGCGACTCCAGGGCGTCTGCTTGACCATTTGAACCAGGGTAACCTTTCCCTGAAGGAGATGGACTTCCTGGTGCTCGACGAGGTGGATCGCATGCTGGACATGGGATTCTTGCCCGACGTGAAGCGGATCGTGCAGAACTACTGCTCCAAGGAGCGCCAGACCTTGCTCTTCACCGCGACCATGCCGCCGGCCATCAAGACTTTGACCGGTTGGGTGCTGAACGATCCTGCGATCGTGGAGATCGGCAAGAACCGCTCTGCAGCGGAAACGGTGAGCCACGCCTTCTATCCGGTGGTGGAGCGACAGAAGTACAAGCTGCTGCTGGAGCTGCTGGAGCGCACTCACTACGAGAGCGTCTTAATCTTCACCAGAACGAAGTTCAACGCGGACATGATCACGCGTCGCCTCGAGCGCTTGAACCACAAGGTCGCGGCCTTGCATTCCGATCGTTCCCAGTCGGAGCGCACCGAGGCGCTGAAGGGCTTCAAGGACGGCAAGTACGAGGTGCTGGTAGCGACCGACATCGCGGCGCGCGGTTTGGACATTGCTGGCGTAACCCACGTGATCAACTACGACGTGCCGCTGCACGCGGAGGACTACGTGCACCGCATCGGCCGTACGGGACGCGCTTCCCGCGAAGGCGACGCCTTCACGCTTTTGACCGAAGACGAGGTAAAGAACGCGGCAGCTATCGAGCACTTCATCGGCAAGAAGATAGAGCGCAAGAAGCTCGATGGCTTCAACTACATGTATTCGGCGCTTTTCAACGCTCAGGAGAAGTCGGCGGCGGCTGGACCTCGTTCCCGCTTGTTTGGGCGTTCCGGACGCTAG
- a CDS encoding response regulator, whose translation MSSKYSHIDLSKLENRSLLIVDDNHSLHRDYNAVLRPDQRDDGEAKLDELENLLLGNSGTDAAKRRERNFQIQSTYQGEEAYELVKRHHSKGIKYPLALVDMRMPPGWDGLETIKKLREIDSSMRFIIVTAYSDYSEEEIEQELGARTPVTMVYKPFEPTELYELAYDLVSSWNNRYA comes from the coding sequence ATGTCCTCGAAGTACAGCCATATCGACTTGTCCAAGCTGGAGAACCGATCGTTGCTCATAGTCGACGACAATCATTCCCTGCACCGTGACTACAACGCAGTGCTTCGTCCGGACCAACGGGATGATGGAGAGGCCAAGCTCGACGAACTCGAAAACCTCTTGCTCGGCAACAGCGGAACAGATGCCGCGAAACGCCGCGAACGGAATTTCCAAATCCAGTCCACCTACCAAGGAGAGGAGGCCTACGAGCTAGTGAAACGCCACCACTCCAAGGGCATCAAGTATCCCCTCGCATTGGTCGACATGAGAATGCCTCCGGGCTGGGACGGCCTGGAAACGATCAAGAAGCTGCGCGAAATCGACAGCTCCATGCGTTTCATTATCGTGACCGCCTACTCTGACTACTCCGAGGAGGAGATCGAACAGGAGCTCGGAGCGCGGACGCCCGTGACCATGGTCTACAAGCCCTTCGAGCCTACCGAATTATACGAGCTGGCCTACGATCTCGTCAGCAGCTGGAACAACCGGTACGCTTGA
- a CDS encoding urease accessory protein UreD, translating to MLRPHVAGHLYATCSRDQTGKCILSRKEFKTPVHISKPYWNGQSLLLNLMCPTAGMLAGDSADLEIIVEAEASLTLSNPSSLRIHKMDRDSDAKWIQSFRVEKNAFLESNPEWLILQGESAFTQRTTIELAKGAELFFIEAIAPGRIAHNEAFSFRQFRNRLSLRYDGKLALLEKHCVEPSQGTATAWTNELGAPFPFYISILLVSEKLEDNKAFWQAIHELQDTGFRIGSSQLAQSSCWCVKILAQDPIAARKACSAVRSQYYRAIQREAAALRR from the coding sequence ATGCTACGGCCGCACGTCGCCGGACACCTCTACGCGACCTGCTCGCGCGACCAAACCGGCAAATGCATCCTTAGCCGCAAGGAGTTCAAGACTCCCGTGCACATCTCCAAGCCCTACTGGAACGGGCAGAGCCTCTTGCTCAACCTCATGTGTCCAACCGCAGGGATGCTCGCGGGCGATTCAGCGGACCTGGAGATTATCGTAGAAGCGGAGGCATCGCTAACCCTCTCCAATCCATCCTCGCTTCGTATCCATAAAATGGATCGAGATAGCGACGCGAAATGGATCCAATCCTTTCGCGTCGAGAAAAACGCCTTTCTCGAGAGCAATCCCGAGTGGCTCATTCTCCAAGGCGAAAGCGCCTTCACTCAACGCACGACCATCGAGCTCGCCAAGGGGGCGGAACTCTTTTTCATCGAAGCCATCGCTCCCGGTCGCATCGCCCACAACGAGGCCTTCTCGTTTCGCCAATTTCGCAACCGCCTTTCCCTTCGCTACGACGGAAAGCTGGCTTTGCTGGAGAAGCACTGCGTTGAACCGTCCCAAGGAACGGCTACTGCCTGGACCAATGAGCTGGGAGCTCCTTTCCCGTTCTACATTTCGATCTTGCTCGTCTCCGAGAAGCTGGAGGACAACAAAGCCTTTTGGCAGGCGATACATGAGCTGCAAGACACAGGGTTTCGCATCGGATCCAGCCAGCTCGCCCAATCCTCCTGCTGGTGCGTGAAGATCCTCGCTCAAGACCCCATCGCCGCTCGAAAGGCGTGCTCAGCCGTGCGCAGCCAATACTATCGGGCAATCCAACGCGAAGCAGCCGCCTTGCGACGATAA
- the ureG gene encoding urease accessory protein UreG produces the protein MNNSRPVRIGIGGPVGSGKTMLLLRLCEALKSEYNLVAITNDIYTREDAEFLVRNKALEADRVMGVETGGCPHTAIRDDTSMNMAAIDELLERHPDTQAVLIESGGDNLSATFSPELVDAFIYVIDVAEGDKIPRKGGPAIQYSDLMIINKIEIAQYVGADLDVMDRDSKKMRGERPFLFCDLKSHKGLDDVIAWLKKEYLF, from the coding sequence ATGAACAACTCCCGTCCAGTCCGTATCGGAATCGGTGGCCCCGTTGGCTCCGGTAAGACAATGCTGCTCCTCCGCCTCTGCGAAGCATTGAAATCTGAATACAACCTCGTAGCCATCACCAACGATATCTATACCCGCGAAGATGCGGAGTTCCTCGTTCGCAACAAAGCCCTCGAAGCAGACCGCGTCATGGGAGTCGAAACAGGAGGCTGCCCGCACACTGCCATCCGCGACGACACCAGCATGAACATGGCAGCCATCGACGAACTGCTCGAGCGCCATCCCGACACTCAAGCCGTGCTTATCGAATCGGGCGGCGACAACCTTTCCGCAACCTTCTCACCTGAATTGGTCGACGCCTTCATCTATGTCATCGACGTCGCGGAAGGCGATAAGATCCCACGCAAAGGGGGACCCGCTATCCAGTACTCTGACCTGATGATCATCAACAAGATCGAGATCGCCCAATACGTCGGAGCCGATCTCGACGTTATGGACCGCGACAGCAAAAAGATGCGCGGAGAGCGACCCTTCCTTTTCTGCGACCTCAAGTCTCACAAAGGCCTCGACGACGTCATCGCTTGGTTGAAAAAGGAGTATCTCTTCTAG
- a CDS encoding urease accessory protein UreF: MNLPWLPSMLQTTDPLFPIGSYAHSYGLEELCATGEVRDGESLLRYLKTVVYLNLQEFELPYLRFLYESASKPDPEIICELDAEIGASKPSKELRNASSAQGQQRLRLISKLRPTPLFETLQELKNVKRLTPHHLTVFAAENVDLGTPLEPTLAAWAYQTLAAPCAASLKLIRIGQEGAQSVLTSALQDIEMLVSKSLPVERDFAGAFLPNLDIASQRHEQAFSRLFIS, translated from the coding sequence ATGAATCTCCCTTGGCTCCCCAGCATGCTGCAAACTACCGATCCGCTATTCCCTATCGGGTCGTACGCGCACTCCTATGGACTCGAAGAGCTTTGCGCGACAGGTGAGGTGCGCGATGGCGAATCACTCCTGCGCTACCTAAAAACGGTCGTCTACCTTAACCTTCAGGAATTCGAACTCCCGTATTTGAGGTTCCTATACGAATCGGCATCGAAGCCTGATCCCGAGATCATCTGCGAGCTGGACGCTGAAATCGGCGCATCCAAGCCCTCAAAGGAACTCAGGAACGCCAGCTCCGCCCAAGGCCAGCAGCGCCTACGGCTGATCAGCAAGCTGCGACCGACTCCTCTCTTCGAAACCCTGCAGGAACTGAAAAACGTAAAGCGGCTCACCCCCCACCACCTCACCGTATTCGCCGCCGAAAACGTCGACCTCGGCACCCCGCTCGAGCCCACCTTGGCGGCTTGGGCCTACCAGACGCTGGCCGCTCCTTGCGCCGCTTCGCTGAAGTTGATCCGTATCGGACAGGAAGGAGCCCAAAGCGTACTCACTTCCGCACTACAAGACATCGAGATGCTCGTTTCCAAATCGCTCCCAGTCGAACGCGACTTCGCAGGCGCCTTCCTTCCAAACCTTGACATCGCCTCCCAACGCCACGAGCAAGCTTTCTCGCGCCTATTCATTTCCTAA
- a CDS encoding PQQ-dependent sugar dehydrogenase — MFRFALFCFFVVSISSFDAFAQASAGYSQEPELVQRGEVVFQSLCASCHTFERNAIGPELSRVFFRAEKQWIFNFIKDPQAVIDSGDARARELQEKYSSVMPSFGLSDADIEAVLAYMYANRRKLRNKELKETSKGKGLEDPIPEKIADSGIVLELEAFCAIPPSSETLPVARINKLAGVHDKGEERIFVNDQRGVLYEIVQGEARVFLDLAKRRPEFVHTPGLATGFSSFAFSPEFESDGLFYTQHAESGDAAVADIQLPPGRKAKLQYVVTEWQVEAGTRASIEGEGRELLRIEMVDTSHGMQELAFDPYSRRGDRNFGLLYIGVGDGGASYIGRPDLIEGAGLVWGTVLRIAPQGTNSGNGKYGIPGDNPFADGAGGLPEVFAHGFRNPNALSWSSDGSFYVADIGHWQIEELNRVEAGKDYGWPRLEGTFEIDLLNDQSQVYPRNGDYGDVVDPLLQVDHDEMMAIAGGFVYEGSQLPLLKGTYLFGDIATGRVLVASDLNRAKAKAEDVKLSIAGNITSLTELAGNERGDLRVGRDAAGEPYFLSKTSGTIWKVVGASRP; from the coding sequence ATGTTTCGTTTTGCCTTATTTTGCTTTTTCGTCGTTTCGATCTCGAGCTTCGATGCGTTTGCGCAGGCTTCAGCTGGCTACAGCCAGGAGCCAGAGTTGGTGCAGCGTGGAGAAGTCGTTTTCCAATCGCTCTGCGCGTCCTGCCATACGTTTGAGCGGAATGCGATCGGTCCCGAGTTGAGTCGGGTGTTCTTTCGCGCCGAAAAGCAATGGATCTTCAATTTCATCAAGGACCCGCAAGCGGTAATCGATAGCGGCGATGCTCGCGCTCGAGAGCTGCAAGAGAAGTACAGCAGCGTCATGCCCAGCTTCGGTTTGAGCGATGCCGACATCGAGGCGGTTTTGGCTTATATGTATGCGAACCGTAGAAAGCTTCGGAACAAGGAGTTGAAGGAGACTTCGAAGGGAAAGGGGCTGGAGGATCCGATTCCTGAAAAAATTGCAGACTCGGGAATCGTGCTTGAATTGGAGGCGTTTTGCGCGATCCCGCCGAGTTCTGAAACCTTGCCGGTGGCTCGCATCAATAAGCTGGCGGGCGTGCATGACAAGGGCGAGGAGCGGATATTCGTCAATGACCAGAGAGGCGTGCTGTACGAGATCGTGCAAGGCGAGGCTCGGGTTTTTCTGGATCTAGCAAAGAGGCGTCCGGAGTTTGTGCATACACCCGGTTTGGCGACCGGCTTTTCAAGTTTCGCGTTCAGTCCCGAGTTCGAAAGCGACGGCCTGTTTTACACGCAGCATGCGGAGTCCGGAGACGCTGCAGTTGCCGATATTCAATTGCCGCCAGGAAGAAAGGCTAAATTGCAGTATGTTGTTACGGAATGGCAAGTTGAGGCTGGAACCAGGGCATCCATCGAAGGCGAAGGGCGCGAGTTGCTGCGCATCGAAATGGTGGATACGTCGCACGGAATGCAGGAGCTTGCGTTCGACCCATATTCTAGAAGAGGAGATCGTAACTTCGGTTTGCTTTACATTGGAGTGGGAGATGGCGGGGCTAGCTACATCGGTCGACCGGATCTGATCGAGGGTGCTGGCCTTGTTTGGGGAACGGTTTTGCGCATTGCTCCTCAGGGTACAAATAGCGGCAATGGTAAGTATGGGATTCCAGGCGATAATCCGTTTGCGGATGGGGCGGGTGGCTTGCCTGAAGTGTTTGCCCACGGATTCCGGAACCCGAATGCGTTGAGCTGGAGCTCGGACGGGAGTTTTTACGTCGCGGACATTGGACATTGGCAGATCGAGGAGCTAAACCGCGTGGAGGCAGGAAAAGATTATGGGTGGCCGAGGTTAGAGGGAACGTTCGAGATCGACCTGTTGAACGACCAGTCCCAGGTGTATCCAAGAAATGGAGATTACGGCGATGTCGTCGACCCCTTGCTGCAGGTCGACCACGACGAAATGATGGCTATCGCCGGGGGATTTGTTTATGAAGGCTCGCAACTGCCGCTGCTGAAGGGAACTTATTTGTTTGGCGATATCGCCACGGGGCGAGTGTTGGTCGCCAGCGACTTGAATCGAGCGAAAGCGAAAGCCGAGGACGTTAAGCTTTCGATTGCTGGAAATATCACTTCTTTGACGGAGCTTGCAGGTAACGAGCGGGGTGACTTGAGAGTGGGCAGGGACGCTGCAGGCGAGCCCTACTTTTTGAGCAAGACGAGCGGAACGATTTGGAAGGTCGTCGGTGCCAGCAGACCTTAG
- a CDS encoding urease accessory protein UreE has product MQLITTHFHNIPESKSRIHLKIDRRKLAKRRFRATADDGTDFGFDLPHPLKHETPFYETDDSVYLIEQAPEPVLRIPIEDAEQAALYGWMVGNMHFPAAFEAGAILAEDDPAVRQMLERSNIAFEEATAVFQPPSNAAAHHHH; this is encoded by the coding sequence ATGCAACTCATCACCACCCACTTTCACAACATTCCCGAATCCAAAAGCCGGATACACCTAAAAATCGACCGCCGCAAACTCGCGAAACGCCGCTTCCGCGCCACCGCTGACGATGGAACAGACTTCGGCTTCGACTTGCCTCACCCCCTCAAGCACGAGACTCCATTCTACGAAACAGACGACTCGGTCTACCTCATAGAACAAGCTCCCGAACCCGTTCTGCGGATTCCCATTGAGGACGCTGAGCAAGCTGCCCTCTACGGATGGATGGTTGGCAACATGCACTTTCCCGCCGCCTTCGAAGCAGGAGCCATTCTCGCGGAGGACGATCCCGCAGTGCGGCAAATGCTCGAACGCTCCAACATCGCGTTTGAGGAGGCTACAGCGGTTTTCCAGCCTCCTTCCAACGCAGCCGCCCACCATCATCATTAG
- the ureC gene encoding urease subunit alpha yields the protein MSLKIDRRQYAEMFGPTVGDKVRLGDTEILIQVERDLIAQNGGYGNEVKFGGGKVIRDGMGQSPKALAEDSLDLVITNATILDAVQGVIKADIGIKNGRISGIGHAGNPLIQDGISEGMTVGASTEVIAGEGHIITAGGFDSHIHFICPQQIDEALASGVTSMTGGGTGPATGTNATTCTPGPWNIHRMLEAAEEYPMNLGFMGKGNSSNPHALREQVAAGAMGLKLHEDWGTHPAAIDTCLGVADEMDVQVAIHTDTLNESGFVEDTIAAFKNRVIHTFHSEGAGGGHAPDIIKVCGELNVLPSSTNPTRPYTVNTIDEHLDMLMVCHHLDSKIPEDVAFAESRIRPSTIAAEDILHDIGAFSIMSSDSQAMGRVGEVISRTWQTAHKMKVQRGKLDSDTHPDADNFRALRYIAKYTLNPAIACGVAHEVGSIEVGKLADIVVWKPAFFGVKPELVLKGGLIALANMGDPNASIPTPQPTFYRKQFAAHGSAKYQTCLTYVSQAFLDSGKAEELGLKKRLVATKNTRNISKKDLLHNDATPKIEVDPETYEVKADGTLLTCEPATEVPLAQRYFLF from the coding sequence ATGAGCCTTAAAATCGACAGACGCCAGTACGCCGAAATGTTCGGCCCCACCGTCGGCGACAAAGTTCGCCTCGGTGACACCGAAATCCTGATACAAGTCGAGCGCGACCTGATCGCTCAAAACGGCGGCTACGGCAACGAAGTGAAGTTCGGCGGCGGCAAGGTCATTCGCGACGGCATGGGCCAGTCCCCCAAAGCCCTTGCCGAAGATTCCCTCGATCTCGTCATCACCAACGCCACCATTCTCGACGCCGTGCAAGGCGTCATCAAAGCGGACATCGGCATCAAAAACGGCCGCATTTCCGGAATCGGACACGCCGGTAACCCCCTCATCCAAGACGGTATCAGCGAAGGCATGACAGTAGGTGCCTCCACCGAGGTCATCGCAGGAGAAGGCCACATCATCACCGCCGGCGGCTTCGACTCCCATATCCATTTCATCTGCCCCCAGCAGATCGACGAAGCGCTCGCTTCCGGCGTCACCTCCATGACAGGCGGCGGCACAGGACCTGCCACTGGAACGAACGCGACCACCTGCACCCCGGGTCCATGGAATATCCATCGCATGCTGGAAGCGGCCGAAGAGTATCCCATGAACCTTGGCTTCATGGGCAAAGGCAACTCCTCCAACCCACACGCCCTCCGCGAACAAGTGGCTGCAGGTGCCATGGGCCTGAAACTGCACGAAGACTGGGGCACCCATCCCGCCGCCATCGATACCTGCCTCGGCGTAGCCGACGAGATGGACGTGCAAGTTGCCATCCATACCGACACCCTCAACGAATCCGGATTCGTGGAAGACACGATCGCGGCCTTCAAAAACCGCGTCATCCACACCTTCCACTCCGAAGGCGCAGGCGGAGGACACGCCCCGGACATCATCAAGGTTTGCGGCGAGCTCAACGTGCTCCCTTCCTCCACCAATCCAACGCGTCCTTACACGGTGAATACAATCGACGAGCACCTCGACATGCTCATGGTCTGCCACCACCTAGATTCCAAGATTCCCGAGGACGTCGCTTTCGCAGAATCGCGTATCCGACCTTCCACCATCGCGGCGGAAGATATCCTCCACGACATCGGCGCCTTCTCGATTATGTCCTCCGACTCCCAAGCCATGGGACGCGTGGGAGAGGTTATTTCCCGCACTTGGCAAACCGCGCACAAGATGAAAGTCCAACGCGGTAAGTTAGATTCGGATACACATCCCGATGCGGACAACTTCCGAGCCCTTCGCTACATTGCGAAATACACGCTCAACCCCGCCATCGCCTGTGGCGTGGCCCACGAGGTCGGCTCTATCGAAGTCGGTAAGCTCGCCGACATTGTCGTCTGGAAACCTGCCTTCTTCGGCGTAAAGCCGGAACTCGTGCTCAAGGGCGGTCTCATAGCCCTCGCCAATATGGGCGATCCAAACGCTTCCATCCCCACCCCTCAGCCAACCTTCTACCGCAAACAGTTCGCCGCTCACGGCAGCGCCAAGTACCAGACTTGCCTCACCTACGTCAGCCAGGCTTTCCTCGACAGCGGAAAGGCGGAAGAGCTCGGCCTGAAAAAACGCCTCGTCGCCACCAAGAACACTCGCAACATCAGCAAGAAAGACCTGCTGCACAACGACGCGACCCCCAAGATCGAGGTCGATCCCGAAACTTATGAAGTCAAAGCGGACGGAACCTTGCTGACCTGCGAACCCGCGACCGAAGTCCCCCTAGCCCAACGCTACTTCCTGTTCTAA
- a CDS encoding GAF domain-containing protein, translating to MPHSSMLRTKGLIAQRASADRYDIFKAVCQDSAEGVDADRTSVWTFDSELSQIECQCCYDALDKSFTKGFVLKREDFPVYFKAIVEDNIVNAPHARTQQATREFTEPYFIPNGIHSLLDFIIQKDLVPIGIICCENRRGIRQWDKANEDYLRTIATLTSFLFN from the coding sequence ATGCCCCACTCCTCCATGCTGCGCACCAAGGGCCTCATCGCCCAACGGGCAAGTGCCGACCGATACGACATCTTCAAGGCCGTCTGCCAGGACAGCGCCGAAGGCGTCGATGCGGACCGCACCAGCGTTTGGACCTTCGACAGCGAACTCTCGCAAATCGAATGCCAGTGCTGCTACGACGCGCTGGACAAATCCTTCACCAAGGGCTTCGTCCTCAAGCGCGAAGACTTTCCAGTCTACTTCAAGGCTATCGTGGAGGACAACATCGTCAATGCTCCTCACGCCCGCACCCAACAGGCAACCCGCGAGTTCACGGAACCTTACTTCATCCCCAATGGGATTCACTCCCTCCTAGACTTCATCATTCAGAAAGACCTCGTCCCCATCGGTATCATCTGTTGCGAAAATCGCCGCGGCATACGCCAGTGGGACAAGGCCAACGAGGACTACCTCCGCACCATCGCCACCCTCACCTCCTTCCTCTTCAACTAG
- a CDS encoding urease subunit beta translates to MIPGEIIPAEAEPLEANTGLATVTLPVTNTGDRPIQIGSHFHFFEVNSALDFDRAAARGFRLNIPAGTAVRFEPGDSKEVELVALAGKREVYGLNNKIDGHL, encoded by the coding sequence ATGATACCAGGTGAAATCATACCCGCCGAGGCGGAGCCGCTCGAAGCGAATACCGGACTTGCCACCGTCACGCTTCCCGTCACCAACACCGGCGACCGCCCCATACAAATCGGCAGCCACTTCCATTTCTTCGAGGTCAACTCCGCTCTCGATTTCGATCGGGCAGCCGCTCGCGGCTTTCGCCTGAACATTCCCGCCGGAACCGCGGTTCGCTTCGAACCCGGCGACTCCAAGGAAGTCGAACTCGTCGCTTTGGCCGGGAAAAGAGAAGTTTACGGACTTAACAACAAAATCGACGGACACCTCTAA
- a CDS encoding urease subunit gamma — MHLTPREQEKLMVVVAADLARRRQARGLKLNYPEAVSIITYEIFEGARDGRSVSELMSYGATLLKRSDVMDGVPEMIHEVQVEATFPDGTKLVTVHNPIQ, encoded by the coding sequence ATGCACCTCACCCCTCGCGAACAAGAAAAGCTCATGGTCGTCGTCGCCGCCGACTTGGCCCGCCGCCGTCAAGCGCGCGGCTTGAAGCTCAACTATCCGGAAGCGGTTTCCATCATCACCTACGAGATCTTCGAGGGAGCCCGCGACGGAAGATCCGTCTCCGAACTCATGAGCTATGGCGCGACCTTGCTCAAGCGCTCCGACGTCATGGACGGCGTGCCCGAAATGATACACGAGGTGCAAGTGGAAGCCACCTTCCCCGACGGAACCAAACTCGTAACCGTTCACAACCCGATCCAATGA